GGACAGAGCGGAGCACAGGCGCTGCAGCCGGGGGATCTCCCGCCTCACGTACACGAGAGTGCAAGACGGCAGCTGAGGGAGGAACTGGCAGGAGCATCAAGGGCAACAACAGACACCAGCGCAGTACGTCTGAGCAGAAACGGCCTAATCTAACGCTTTGTAAATGAACACCagctaatacaaataaaatgggtTCCTGTAATTGTATCAAAAATCAAGATGAATCGAGACAAATCAGCACTGAACGGACAGAGTACAAATATCCACAGTCACGGCACGAGAGACGCAAAGGCCGTGTGTAGGAAGTGTGGCGTAGGAGGTCAAGGATACGGTGCTCTGCAACCTCTCGGTGAAGCGGATCTGCTCTGGGCCCGGGCCGGCTGTGGAGGCAGACACTTTGTCCCACAGCCTGAAATGAAAAGACAAAACTAAACAGACGGCTTGTGCACAGACAGAACCAAACAAAGCTCAGAAGAGTGGACTAACTAGTCGAACATCCTCGCCCTGGCCTCCCTCATCCAAAAATGGATGCTCTGGCTAACTGATATTGTCTCTCTTACTTATTTAGTTTAATTCTGTGCAGCTACActtgattacatttaaaaagtgagGAGGCCTTCACTCGCGAGTGCCTAATTAGTAAACTACAATTAACCGATTAGGCCGACCCATGCTGGCTCCTCCCACTGCACCACTCTGCCCTTAAGGGACGCAGTGCAGTCCTTCCACCTCTTACTGGCGCTGGGACTCTCTGCCTCACTCAGCTAGTGGAGCCTGGATTCACGTCTGAAACGCCCAGACTGCACTGCTCTCCACCCAGCAGAGACGTCCATCACAGCAGACCCCTCTCCCCTGGAGAAATCCCCCAGTGCTGACCTGCACTGCTGCAGACGCTGCTTCCTCCAGACCGCGGGCAGCTGTAAGTCTCTCCTGCCGTGAGGATGACAGATCAGACCAGTTATTCATTCACGAACGAGCATCAGAGGAGCTGAGAAAGTCACACCTCTGCAACAGGAAATAAACGCTGAGGAAATATGGGCACAGATATATCAGCCTGTTTACTGCAGGCACCAAAACACATGATTAACCTATAGAAGGGCCAGGCGCCCACTTCACACCAGACGGCTCTTACCCATGCTCTTTAAGGGTGAACTGCCTCCTGTCTCCCTCATCCTGTGGGCTCTGCCGGTCTCCCTGACAAGTGCGAGGAGCGGGTGAAGCCCCCAGGCCACCAACCAAGTCAGGAGACACGGTCATCTGGGACACCGGGGACTGCGAATCCAGCGATGACCCACCAAGGCCTTTCGCGGCTGGAGTGGCACCAAATGCCACGACCGCAGGTGTGGCCGTCGTCCTCTGTGGTGCTGCAGTCTTCTTCGAGGCGCCCCCCGCCGAGTTCCTGACCACCCTGCTGGGCCGAGTGAGGGGCCGGCTCCCCCTGCTCTCCTTGTGCGCTCCTCCGGTGGCTGCTGATCTCTTGGCATCTTTCAGTTCCTTCCCCGGCATGGGGCGGCTGCGCTCTGTGCTCCGATTGGCCATGCTGCCTGATGCCGTCctcctgacctctgacccctgtGGCCCTGCCTCTGTGTGCTGGGCAGCACTCCGCACCCGCAGCGCCTTCTCCAGCACGCGCTCCAGCAGATCCACCTCCCGCCTCTCCTCCGGGGCCGGGCTGGGATCTACACACGTGAAAAGTGGTGCCAGTTTTTTTAACAAACGAGTAATTCGTCGGAAAAATGACCCAATTGTTACACAGACAACTACAACCAGGACAAAACCAAGGCCGCTACTGTAAATAAATCACTGCCCCACTGTAGTCCTGAATGATTGCTGTTCTGAAGTCAGCTGAGCATTTACAAATCTGCCCCTGATCCAAAAACAGAGAGTAACAGACCTGCCCTGATGTCGGGGGCCAGACCTTCCTTGGGAACATCTTGCAGCTCTTGTCTCCTGCAGAAACGTGGACCCACATTAAACCCACACGACACACACAAATTCACAGgtaagacacacaatacaacacCCTTGGAATCATCCTGAGGACACAATGTGATGATAATgagtcatgtatttattttattatacaagGACAGTCTGTGTATATTGgatttcatatatttatatatttttagggtgtgtttATGTCAGTTTTTGAACTGCTGCATATCAATCGCTCCCTTGGGGACAATTCATTACTGACTGACAGACATTCTGAGGCAACAAGTGCCAGTAAAAATGGCAAAGGGGCGTCAGAACCAGGCTGGAGAACAGGGGTCAGGCCGGCAGAACGAGGCGGGGGCACAGCGGTCCAGACTCATCCCGGGCTCACCAGGGCTGGAGCAGCGTCCTGCACCGACGAATGCTCTGCTGCagtctctcctcctcttccctgcACTGCTGGATGGCGAGCCTCAGCTCCCGCAACGACCTGCGAAACACAATACGACACATTATAGCTGTACAAATATACCGTAATGTGCCAGGGAGGTAACCACGCTCGTCTAATGCCACACGCGGTGTTACAGGGCAAGCCATATGTGATTAGTCCTGTCCTCCTGCATATCGGCGCAGGGCTAGCACATCTCTAGGGCAGCTTGTGTGTAAAACTGTGGGAGGGTCCCTGCTAAATGAAGTCCGTATCGTTAGTTTGTGTATTGGCTTTATTGGTTGTTGTGGGTGATCATGTAGGGTGAACGTGTGGGGACAGGTGAGCTAccggcgggggggggggttagacCGGCACGGTAGTCACGCACAGGTGGGGTTATATAGTGGTGTTTGTGGGGGGGTTGATTCAGACGGAGCCCTAGGAGAGTGGAGCCCAGCGCCTGTTCCCCGTATTACTGCTACACACTGTGGTGACATTAAATCCCCCTAATCATCATTCTACAaacattactatatatatatatatatatatatatatatatatacagatagagagagacaataaattatatgtactgttactttttttttttttccttttgcttaccttttattatttttctatgtatgtaatattaactgctttggtaACACTAcagaactgtttgtcatgccaataaagcacccttgaattgaaaaactgaactgaaattgagagagagagagagggggaggccTGTCACATTAGGAGAGGACCCATCACCTAACAGGACAGGACTCATACGTGTAGCACTGCTTGGgttttgatattattattaataataacaatatgcgTTCAAGTGATGCTGAAACACTCAGATGTCTGAAACGcaatttaacttttttgtttaaagtttGTAACTACAGCTAAATTACTTTCTCTGGGGAGAGTGAGCATAAAAACAGAGACTAGCGCTTCGCCGACGTGTGTGCATCCCACACCTATCAATTATAACCTTACACCAACAG
This sequence is a window from Amia ocellicauda isolate fAmiCal2 chromosome 17, fAmiCal2.hap1, whole genome shotgun sequence. Protein-coding genes within it:
- the tedc2 gene encoding tubulin epsilon and delta complex protein 2 isoform X2 codes for the protein MCCCGKSLRLLRKGNRQTSPGLAESDQAKCWPPARVRTRRSPLFAEVGAEDSTAGRPRTPCPDTLAMLATDRSLRELRLAIQQCREEEERLQQSIRRCRTLLQPWRQELQDVPKEGLAPDIRADPSPAPEERREVDLLERVLEKALRVRSAAQHTEAGPQGSEVRRTASGSMANRSTERSRPMPGKELKDAKRSAATGGAHKESRGSRPLTRPSRVVRNSAGGASKKTAAPQRTTATPAVVAFGATPAAKGLGGSSLDSQSPVSQMTVSPDLVGGLGASPAPRTCQGDRQSPQDEGDRRQFTLKEHGRDLQLPAVWRKQRLQQCRLWDKVSASTAGPGPEQIRFTERLQSTFLPQLPSCTLVYVRREIPRLQRLCSALSRCLDAAQETDGTGMTPNRGTGSQSWTRECESVLTLEGLEGALSDLLHQTHQLRDAVDSWDRLSPGGCCAVRTGSSWGEAAPATRPPILCYSTPVELKELEGLRLKVDILRQQTRLHKCPSRSPAGAE
- the tedc2 gene encoding tubulin epsilon and delta complex protein 2 isoform X1 translates to MCCCGKSLRLLRKGNRQTSPGLAESDQAKCWPPARVRTRRSPLFAEVGAEDSTAGRPRTPCPDTLAMLATDRSLRELRLAIQQCREEEERLQQSIRRCRTLLQPWRQELQDVPKEGLAPDIRADPSPAPEERREVDLLERVLEKALRVRSAAQHTEAGPQGSEVRRTASGSMANRSTERSRPMPGKELKDAKRSAATGGAHKESRGSRPLTRPSRVVRNSAGGASKKTAAPQRTTATPAVVAFGATPAAKGLGGSSLDSQSPVSQMTVSPDLVGGLGASPAPRTCQGDRQSPQDEGDRRQFTLKEHGRDLQLPAVWRKQRLQQCRLWDKVSASTAGPGPEQIRFTERLQSTFLPQLPSCTLVYVRREIPRLQRLCSALSRCLDAAQETDGTGMTPNRGTGSQSWTRECESVLTLEGLEGALSDLLHQTHQLRDAVDSWDRLSPGGCCAVRTGSSWGEAAPATRPPILCYSTPVELKELEGLRLKVDILRQQTRLHKVLSEELTPWLRAARSSGRPDPSTLRGLYSLLGEGGRQFPSIVLDSEAD